CGGGCCTCACGCCCCCCGGCGGTTGGTCCGATCCAGGAGCGGTACTCGATCTCATTTGCTCGCCCGGCTTCTCGACCCGCGACTCGACCGACCGAGCGAGCGGGCGCGGGGTCGGGATGGATGTCGTCCGGCGCGCGATCGAGGAACTCGGCGGGACGCTCGATTTAGTAACCCGTCCCGGGCGCGGAACCCGCTTTACGGCCCGGTTGCCGCTCACTCTGGCCATTGCCGACGCTCTGATCGTGACCGTCGGTCCCCAAACTTATGCCGCACCGCAAGCCGCGGTACGCGAAGTTATCTTGGTCGAACCGGACACAGTGACCGCGTTTGAGAACAACGAGCTGATCCGCCACCACGGGGGCGTGCTCCCGCTCTTGCGACTAACGGACCTGTTTCGCGCCCCCGAACCAACGACCGCGTTCCCGGCGCTCGTTGTGGGAGAGGGGTTACACGCGATCGCCATCGCCGTCGACCGCGTAATCGGGTTACGCGAGATCGTCGTGCGCCAACTGTCGGACCCGCTCGTGCAGGTGCCCGGGTTGGCCGGAGCCACCGAACTCGGCGACGGACGCGCCGTTCTGATTCTCGACGCCGTCGGCCTCGCTCGGTACGCCCGAACGCGCCGCCCCCACTGAACCGATGGAGTTTTCGATCGTGGCGAACTCCGAACCGTACATCCTGTTTGAATTGGCGGGAGCCGCCTACGCTGTCGCGAGTGCGAACGTTCAGCGGATGGAAATGATTGAGAACGTGACCCCGGTGCCGAACGCGCCGGCGTTCGTGGACGGGGTGGTGTTCTCCCGCGGGCGCGTCGTCCCCGCGATCAACCTCCGGCGCCGGTTCGGCTTCGATCGCGTGCCCTACGACGAGAAGGCGCGCCTGATTGTGGTCGCGCACGCGGACCGTGCGGTCGGGCTGATCGTCGATTCGGCCCGCGAATTTGTGAACGTCCCGAGCGACGCGATTCACCCCCCGCCCGAGGGCTTGGCCGGGATGAGTGGGAACTACCTGAGTGGTATCGCCACGATCGGCGGGCGCGTGGTTCTGATTCTGAACGTGGCGGAAGTATTGAACCGCACCGATGGATCGATGACGGCCCTTCCCGAACACTAACGGCCCGCACCCGGGCCTTTTTCCTCACCGATACACCGGAGATCCACATGGCCGCCGAGTCCGCCGACATCGGGCGCCTTCGCGAAGAGACCGAGGGCGTCGTTTCTGTCATTGACAAATTGACGCACGTCGCCGAGCAAACTCTGAGCGGCACACAGACACAATTGCAGTCCCTGGAGAACGCGACCAGTTCGGCGAACGAAACCGCGGCCTCCCTCAAGGAGACGGCGGGGCAAACTGTGACCGTTGCCAGTTCGATGGAAGAACTGGCTTCGTCGGTGAACGAGATGGCCGCGTCTATCGAACAGGTGCGTGCCAGCACGGTGCAGTTCAACACGGGCCTCACCGAGACCGCGGCGTCGGTCGAAGAGACTGCGGCATCCATTCAGGGAGTTACGGGAAAGACCCAGGAAATGGCCGCAGCTGCTTCCACGGTCAGTGCGGCAATCGAGGAAGTCGCGTCGTCGATCAAAGGAGTGAGCGACGACGCGACGGCCCTGGCCGCGGCCGTTGAGGAGAGTGCAACGGCAGTCGAGGAGATGGCTCGGTCGATTCAGGGTGTGGCCAAGAACGCCGATGAACTGACCACCGCGGCCGAAACGACGGCGTCGGCCATTAACGAAATGGCCGCCTCCACGGAGCAAATGGCGGCAACGGCCGAGAGCCTGACCGCGGAAGTTGAAGGCGTCGCGACCGGCATCGAACAGGTCGCGCGTTCGGCCGCGGGTGTGGCTCAAAATGCCGAGAAGATTACGGACGCCGCCAGTACCGCGGCGACGAGCGCCACTCAACTCGATCGGTCCATTCACGCCGTTGCCGAGCTAGCGAAACAGGCGGACGAAGCGACGCGCCGGGTGGCCCGGGACGCCGAAGAGGGCGGGGCCGCGGTGCAGAAATCCATCAACGGTTTGAGCCGGGTGCGCGATTCGATGACCCAATCGACTGGAGCGATCAAGGAAATGGGCAAGCGGGCGGGAGAAATCACCGGGATCGTGTCGACCATCAACACGATCGCCGAGCGGACCAACCTGCTGTCTCTAAACGCTTCAATTGAGGCCGCGCGAGCGGGTGAGGCCGGGCGCGGGTTCGCCGTCGTCGCGGAAGAAATTCGGAACCTCGCCAATCGCGCGGCGCAAGCAACCGCGGACATTGCGGCGATCATTCGCGGACTTCAAGAAGCAGTCCAGGACGCCGTTACGACTTCCAACGAGAGCGCGCGGGTAGCACACGAAAGCGGTCAACTCGCCGAAGACGGGATGGCCGGGCTGAAAAAGATCCTCGGTGGGGTTCAGGGAACAAGTCAGCTCGTCGCGCAAATCGCGCGGGCGACCGAGGAGCAAATTCAGGCCGGGCACCAGGTCGTTACGGGGATCAGCACGACAGCGACCCAGGCCCGGCAAGCGGCGACCGCGTCCGTTGAGCAGACGCGCGCGGCGCAGGGGATCGTTCAGGCAACCGGGCAGATGCGGAAGATCGCCCGACAGGTGGCGCAAGCGATGGGCGAACAGGGGCGCGCATCGCGCGACATTATTAAAGCGGGGCAAGCGACCCGCACACTGGCCCAACAAGTGCGCACCGCGACCAACGAGCAGGCAACCGGGGCCGGCCAACTCACTCAGGCGCTGGTATCGATGCGAAAAGGTGCGGCGAGTACGGCCCGCGCCGTTGCGGAGCAGGCCACGGCCATCGACGACGTCACACGGGAGGTAAACGGGGTGGTGAAGCTCGTCGCCGATGTGTCGCGTGCGATGAGCGAACAGGCCGCGGCCGCGAGCGCGGTGGCGAAAGCCGTGGGGGACATGCGCCGCCAGTCCGGACAAGTGACTCAGGCCATCGACCAACAGAATCAGGCCACGAAGGAGATGACCGGCGCGGCCGAGCACGTTTCCAAACAAATGGTGCTTATCACGCGCGCCCACCGCGAGCACTCCACGGCCGGGGACGCGATCCTGCGTACTCTTGTGGAGATCCGCGAAGTTACCGAGCGCACGGCTCTGGGAGTCCGGGAATCGCACCGCGCGGCGGACGAATTGCGTCAGCGAACGGTCGCGCTGACCGCGCTCACGAACAAAATGGAGCAAACGGCCGCGGTCCCTCGATCGCGCAGGGGTGGAAAGAAGTAGAACCTGCTAATGTAGAACGACGGATCGGCCGCGGGTCGAGACGGGAGGGGTATGAAGCCCGGGGACGATCAGACCGAGTTACCGATCGGCACGTTCATTATCCTGCGGGATCTCATCCGCGACCGGATCGGCGTCTCGTTCGACGACGACAAACGGGATCTGTTGGCCGTTAAACTCGCGGACCGGCTCCGCACCTTGAGCCTGACGTCGTTTCTCGACTACTACTACCTGTTGAAATACGGTCCCGGCTCGGAACAGGAGTGGCCGCTCCTCACCAATGCTCTCTCCGTTCAAGAGACGTATTTTTGGCGCGAATACGAGCAGGTCCGCGCGCTGATCGACGTGCTCGTTCCACAACACGTGGCAGCAAAGCGCGGACCGGTCCGCGTTTGGTCGGCCGCTTGTGCCACCGGGGAAGAACCGCTCAGCATCGCCATCGCGCTCAACGAGGCCGGGTGGTTCGACCGCGCGGACGTCGAAGTGTGGGCCAGCGACATCAGCCCGTCCGCGCTCGAAAAGGCCCAGCGCGGAGTGTACCGAGAGCGCTCGTTCCGTGCCTTGCCCCGGGATCTGCGCGAGAAATATTTCACCCCCGCGGACGGCGGGCAGCGCGTGGCACCGGAACTGCACGCTCGAGTCAAGTTCGTTTCGGCGAATCTACTAGACCCGACCTCAACAGTCACGCTCGCGACCGCGCCGTTCATCTTTTGCCGGAACGTGTTCATCTATTTTTCGGGAGCGACCGTAACGCGGGTCGTGCAAGGCTTCGCCGACCGGATGCCGAAGCCGGGTTACCTGTTCCCGGGTGTGTCGGAATCGTTGCTCCGGGCGACAACGGCCTTTCAGCTAGAAGAAATCGGTAAGGCGTTTGTGTACGTGAAGCGCTGACCGCACGGGGAGAGCTTGTGGGTGACATCGTGCGGGTTCTGATCGTGGACGACTCGGCTTACGTCCGGAAGGCCGTGCGCCAGATGCTGTCCCGCAGCCCGTTCATTGAGGTGGTCGGGGTCGCGCGGGACGGGGAAGAGGCACTGGAACTGGTCGAACAGCTACGGCCCGATGTCGTGACCCTCGATCTCCACATGCCCCGGTGCGACGGGTTAGACTTTTTGAAACAGCAAATGGCCCGGCGCCCGGTTCCCGTGATCGTGTTGAGCGCGGCGAGCGAGAGCGGCGAACTGGTGATGCAGGCTCTCGACGCCGGGGCCGTGGACGTCGTTCAGAAACCGACCGCACTGGCAAACGACAAAGTATTTGAGGTCGCCGATACCCTGATAGCGACGGTCAAAGCCGTCACCGCGGCACGACTACCCGCACCGACGAACGCCCCACACCTCTCCAGCGCTTTGCCCCTTGCGGCTCCGAAAGCCGGAAAAACCGACGTGCTGGTGATCGGTGTTTCAACCGGCGGTCCCCAAGCCCTGAAGAGGATAATCCCTCAACTTCCGGCCGATTTTCCGGTTCCGATCGCGATGGTCTTACACATGCCAGTGGGGTATACCGAGTTATTCGCTCGCAGTTTGGGGGAAGCGTCTCAGATCGCGGTAGCCGAAGCGCAAGAGGGCGACGTGTTCCGCCCCGGGCTAGCGCTGCTGGCCCCGGCGGGGTACCACCTGTCGTGCTCCCGGCGGCCGGACGGGGCCGTCATCGCTCGCCTCAGTCTGCGCCCGCTCGATACGGCTCACCGCCCCGCCGTAGACGTGTTGTTCCGATCCGCTGCCGAAGTGTACGGCGATCGAACACTCGCGCTCGTGCTCACTGGTATGGGTTCGGACGGGGCGCAAGGGGCCGCGTGGATCAAAGCTCAAGGCGGGCGAGTGTTTACGGAAGCAGAAGAGACGTGCGTGGTCTACGGAATGCCGCGCTCGGTTGCTGAAGCCGGTTTAAGTGATCGCGTCGTCCCGCTGAATAGAATGACCGAGGCGATCCTGGGGGCACTCTGATGGCAAGAATCCTGGTCGTGGACGATTCCGCCCTGTCGCGGCGCGTGTCCCGTCGCATTTTGGAGGGGGCGGGGCACGCGGTTGCAGACGTCGCGGACGGCTTGACCGCGCTGGAACGGTACGCGCTCGACCGGCCGGATCTCGTGCTGCTCGATGTGACAATGGCCGAAATGGACGGATTGGAAGTGCTCCGCCAAATCAAGGTCATGGACTCCACGGCCGTTGTGGTGATGGCCACCGCCGACGTTCAAAGCTCCACGCGGACGCTGGCCGAGACCGGCGGCGCGTCCGGGTTCGTATCGAAGCCCCTCAGCGCAGAAACCGTGCTCCAAGCCGTCGACGCGGCCCTCGTCGGACAGGGGGGCGCGAAGTGACGCTCACCGAAGTCCAGAAAGATGCCGTAACGGAACTGGTCAATATTGCGTTCTCACGGACCGCGGCCGCGTTATCAGAAATCACCGGGAACCGGGTCGAACTCGCGGTGCCAGAAGTGTCCGCCCACCCCATTAGCGGGTTGCTCCCCGCACTCAGTCGGTTCGTGCGCGGAGAAGTGGCGACCGTTCACCAGATTTTCGGCGGACCGGTCTCGGGCGATGCGTTTCTCTTGTTGGACATTGAAGGGGCCACTCGACTCGTGAGCCTGTTGGCCGATGCCGGCGCCCCGACCGCGCAAATGGGAGCGTCGGCCCGCGAGGTGCTCGCCGAGGTCGGGAACATCTTGCTCAACGCCTGCCTCGGTGTGTTCGGCGATCTGCTGCAAGTGCGTTTTACGTTCGCGGTCCCTCGGCTCCACCTGGATTCGCTTGGCTCGATGCTCGATTCCCTGGTCATCGGGGCGGACGAGATCCGGCACGCGCTGCTCGTCGGTGCGCGGTTCCGCGTGCGCGCGAGCGAAGTGACCGGGTGCATGGTTCTGGTGCTGGGAGTGAGTTCGCTGGACCTGTTCGTCCAGGCGATCGAGGAGTGGGCGGAGCGGGTAACTCATTCCTAGTGGCCGCCGGGCGAGCTGCCAATAAGTGCGTAGGGGAACCGATGGGGCTTTCGGCGGGATTGTTGAATCAACTCGAGGCCGTCGGCGATTGGGGGTTGCTCGCCACCGACACCGAACTCACGGTCACCGGTTGGAACCGTTGGCTCGAACGCCAGACCGGGTTGGCGGCCGAAGACGTTCTTGGTCGGAAACTGCTCGACCTCTTTCCCGACCTACCGGTGCGCGGGCTGGACCGGTATTTCCGACAGGTTCTCGCGGGTCAAACCGCCATCTTGTCTCAGCGCTTCCACTCGTACATTCTCCCGATTCCGACTCCCATTGCCGGCGCCAACCAGGGGCGCATGCAGCAATCGGCGCGCATCCTCCCGCTCGTGGCCGATGGTAACGTCCTCGGCACCCTCACACTCATCGAGGATGTAACGGAGCGAGTCGTTCGAGATGCCGAACTCCGCTCGCGCGGGCGTCAACAAGCGGCCCTCGCGCTCTCGGCGCGGGCGGCCCTTGCGGGCCACGACATCGCGGCTCTGTGTAGTGAATCGGTTCACCAACTCGCGGACACCGTGGGGGCGGATTGCGCGGAAGTTATCGAGCGCCAGCCGAACAGTACAGCTTGGGCTAGGCTCGCGGGCACCGGGTGGTCGGAGGCGCCTGGTCCCATTTTTCAAACCGTGGAGACGGCACACGTTCGAGCGGTCCTCGATTCCGAATCGGCAGTACTGGGGGAACCTGAAGGCGATTCCCAGTTCGCCGCCGATGCGTACCTCCGAAGCCAAGGAATTGTGAGCGGGTTCGTCGTCCAAATCCCCGGGCGCGGAAACCAACCGTTCGGGCTCTTGGGCGTTTACTCGCGCACCCCGCGCCGGTTCACTCCGGACGAGCGCCAGCACGTCCAGGCGCTGGCCGACATCATCGGGACGGCGGCCGAGCGCAAACAATTGGACGCGGAACTGCGGTTGCGGGTTGGAGAATTAGCCGAGGCCGACCGCCGCAAGGACGAGTTCCTGGCAATGTTGGCCCACGAACTTCGTAACCCACTCGCTCCGGTGCGGAACGCTGTTCAGATTCTTCAAGCGACGTACACCCACGACCCCGTTGTGACGCGGCTGGCCGAAATGTTGGGCCGTCAGGTGGGGCAAATGGTTCACATGGTGGACGACCTGCTCGACGTCTCGCGTTTCACTCGCGGGAAGGTTGAATTGAGGAGGGAACCGATGGTTCTCGCGGACGCGGTAACCCGCGCCGTAGAAACCGCGCGCCCACTGATCGATGCCCGGCACCACGCGATCGAGATATCCGTCCCCGCGGAACCGATCCACCTCGACGCGGACCCGACGCGACTCACTCAGATCCTTGGAAATTTGCTCAATAACGCCGCGAAATACACGGGCGACGGCGGGCGCATCTGGCTCTCTGCTGTCCGCGAAGGCGACGAGGCGGTGGTCCGCGTTCGTGATACCGGGATCGGGCTGGCTCCCGAGATGCTGCTCCGCGCGTTTGATCTGTTCACACAAGAGAGCCGCACGCTCGACCGCGCGCAGGGCGGACTCGGGATCGGATTGACGCTGGTCCGCAGCTTGGTCGAACTTCACGGCGGCACCGTCCGGGCATTTAGCGACGGGCCGGGGCTCGGCAGCGAATTCGTCATTCGCCTGCCCGCGTTGCCGACCGGTGTGAAAGAAGCCAACGAGCGGAGCGCCCCGCGCCCGACGGTTGAACCGGCTCGCCGGCTCCTGATCGTGGACGATAACGTCGATTCGGCCGAGAGTTTGGCCGAAGTGCTTGCCCTCGCGGGCCACAAAGTCTGGACGGCTCACGACGGGCCGACAGCGTTGCGGGAGGTCCAAGCGCATTTACCGGAGATCATTCTTCTCGATATCGGGCTACCGCGCATGGACGGGTACGAAGTGGCCCGTCGGGTACGGCAGCTCCCGAACCTCGGGAACACGACGCTAATCGCGATGACTGGATACGGTCAGGAAGAAGATCGTCGAAAGTCACAAGAGGCAGGATTCAACCATCACCTCGTCAAACCTGTAGACCTCGACGAGGTCAGGCGGTTGTTGAGTTCGATTCCATTCAGTGAGCAAACGAACTAAACGAGCCAATCAATCGACTGGTACAATCTGGCTGAATTAGCCGATCGCGTCGCTAGTCGCGGTCTCGTAGATCGTCAGGGGCCATGAAGGACGTAAGCAGCTCCCTGCCCCGGAAACTGGCGAGGTGCGGTCGGGTTTGCAAGATGTCGCCTCGCCCGCATGTTCTCCCAGGATGAATGGGTTCAGCTCCAGGCATGCTCGAACCAAAAAGACCTGTACCACGAATTCACCGTGCGGAGTAGCCAGGCAGGCCTCGCCTTGTCTCCGTGGGCATCTGTTATCCATGCAGATCCCTTGATAAATCAACGCGGCGGGTTCGGGCATTTCTGCAGCGTTTTAAACGCGCCCCGTGAACCGACAAGTTGTCACCATGAAACGCTACTAAGAGGCTCTGACACAACCTCCAAAATGCCTTGAAAATCGAGATTTTCGGAGGCTGTGTCAGAGCCTCTAATCCTCTCGGACACTTCCTTCTTTCCTGAATTGCTATCCCCGGTTACCCTCATGTCGTTCACACCACCTGCGCGCCTTTGGGGAACCGAGTATGAGCGCTACAATTCGGTCAGTGTTTTTCGCACTCGCATTCGGAGCGCTCATGTCCGCAACGATGACTCAGGCACCGG
This region of Gemmata massiliana genomic DNA includes:
- a CDS encoding chemotaxis protein CheW, translated to MANSEPYILFELAGAAYAVASANVQRMEMIENVTPVPNAPAFVDGVVFSRGRVVPAINLRRRFGFDRVPYDEKARLIVVAHADRAVGLIVDSAREFVNVPSDAIHPPPEGLAGMSGNYLSGIATIGGRVVLILNVAEVLNRTDGSMTALPEH
- a CDS encoding methyl-accepting chemotaxis protein, giving the protein MAAESADIGRLREETEGVVSVIDKLTHVAEQTLSGTQTQLQSLENATSSANETAASLKETAGQTVTVASSMEELASSVNEMAASIEQVRASTVQFNTGLTETAASVEETAASIQGVTGKTQEMAAAASTVSAAIEEVASSIKGVSDDATALAAAVEESATAVEEMARSIQGVAKNADELTTAAETTASAINEMAASTEQMAATAESLTAEVEGVATGIEQVARSAAGVAQNAEKITDAASTAATSATQLDRSIHAVAELAKQADEATRRVARDAEEGGAAVQKSINGLSRVRDSMTQSTGAIKEMGKRAGEITGIVSTINTIAERTNLLSLNASIEAARAGEAGRGFAVVAEEIRNLANRAAQATADIAAIIRGLQEAVQDAVTTSNESARVAHESGQLAEDGMAGLKKILGGVQGTSQLVAQIARATEEQIQAGHQVVTGISTTATQARQAATASVEQTRAAQGIVQATGQMRKIARQVAQAMGEQGRASRDIIKAGQATRTLAQQVRTATNEQATGAGQLTQALVSMRKGAASTARAVAEQATAIDDVTREVNGVVKLVADVSRAMSEQAAAASAVAKAVGDMRRQSGQVTQAIDQQNQATKEMTGAAEHVSKQMVLITRAHREHSTAGDAILRTLVEIREVTERTALGVRESHRAADELRQRTVALTALTNKMEQTAAVPRSRRGGKK
- a CDS encoding CheR family methyltransferase, translating into MKPGDDQTELPIGTFIILRDLIRDRIGVSFDDDKRDLLAVKLADRLRTLSLTSFLDYYYLLKYGPGSEQEWPLLTNALSVQETYFWREYEQVRALIDVLVPQHVAAKRGPVRVWSAACATGEEPLSIAIALNEAGWFDRADVEVWASDISPSALEKAQRGVYRERSFRALPRDLREKYFTPADGGQRVAPELHARVKFVSANLLDPTSTVTLATAPFIFCRNVFIYFSGATVTRVVQGFADRMPKPGYLFPGVSESLLRATTAFQLEEIGKAFVYVKR
- a CDS encoding protein-glutamate methylesterase/protein-glutamine glutaminase — translated: MGDIVRVLIVDDSAYVRKAVRQMLSRSPFIEVVGVARDGEEALELVEQLRPDVVTLDLHMPRCDGLDFLKQQMARRPVPVIVLSAASESGELVMQALDAGAVDVVQKPTALANDKVFEVADTLIATVKAVTAARLPAPTNAPHLSSALPLAAPKAGKTDVLVIGVSTGGPQALKRIIPQLPADFPVPIAMVLHMPVGYTELFARSLGEASQIAVAEAQEGDVFRPGLALLAPAGYHLSCSRRPDGAVIARLSLRPLDTAHRPAVDVLFRSAAEVYGDRTLALVLTGMGSDGAQGAAWIKAQGGRVFTEAEETCVVYGMPRSVAEAGLSDRVVPLNRMTEAILGAL
- a CDS encoding response regulator — protein: MARILVVDDSALSRRVSRRILEGAGHAVADVADGLTALERYALDRPDLVLLDVTMAEMDGLEVLRQIKVMDSTAVVVMATADVQSSTRTLAETGGASGFVSKPLSAETVLQAVDAALVGQGGAK
- a CDS encoding chemotaxis protein CheC, encoding MTLTEVQKDAVTELVNIAFSRTAAALSEITGNRVELAVPEVSAHPISGLLPALSRFVRGEVATVHQIFGGPVSGDAFLLLDIEGATRLVSLLADAGAPTAQMGASAREVLAEVGNILLNACLGVFGDLLQVRFTFAVPRLHLDSLGSMLDSLVIGADEIRHALLVGARFRVRASEVTGCMVLVLGVSSLDLFVQAIEEWAERVTHS
- a CDS encoding hybrid sensor histidine kinase/response regulator, which encodes MGLSAGLLNQLEAVGDWGLLATDTELTVTGWNRWLERQTGLAAEDVLGRKLLDLFPDLPVRGLDRYFRQVLAGQTAILSQRFHSYILPIPTPIAGANQGRMQQSARILPLVADGNVLGTLTLIEDVTERVVRDAELRSRGRQQAALALSARAALAGHDIAALCSESVHQLADTVGADCAEVIERQPNSTAWARLAGTGWSEAPGPIFQTVETAHVRAVLDSESAVLGEPEGDSQFAADAYLRSQGIVSGFVVQIPGRGNQPFGLLGVYSRTPRRFTPDERQHVQALADIIGTAAERKQLDAELRLRVGELAEADRRKDEFLAMLAHELRNPLAPVRNAVQILQATYTHDPVVTRLAEMLGRQVGQMVHMVDDLLDVSRFTRGKVELRREPMVLADAVTRAVETARPLIDARHHAIEISVPAEPIHLDADPTRLTQILGNLLNNAAKYTGDGGRIWLSAVREGDEAVVRVRDTGIGLAPEMLLRAFDLFTQESRTLDRAQGGLGIGLTLVRSLVELHGGTVRAFSDGPGLGSEFVIRLPALPTGVKEANERSAPRPTVEPARRLLIVDDNVDSAESLAEVLALAGHKVWTAHDGPTALREVQAHLPEIILLDIGLPRMDGYEVARRVRQLPNLGNTTLIAMTGYGQEEDRRKSQEAGFNHHLVKPVDLDEVRRLLSSIPFSEQTN